A stretch of the Corylus avellana chromosome ca6, CavTom2PMs-1.0 genome encodes the following:
- the LOC132184496 gene encoding exocyst complex component SEC6-like, translated as MYIEERSFRRFVEACLEETVIVYVDHLLTERNYIKEETIERMRQDEEVLMDFFREYISVSKVENRVRILSDLRELASAESLDTFTLIYTNILEHQPDCPPEVVEKLVGLREGIPRKDAKEVVQECKEIYENSLVDGNPPKASFVFTKVKCLSVSKGSLWRKLT; from the exons AT GTACATTGAAGAAAGATCATTTAGGAGATTTGTTGAAGCTTGCCTGGAGGAAACTGTCATTGTTTATGTTGATCATCTTCTAACAGAG AGAAATTACATCAAGGAAGAAACCATAGAACGGATGAGGCAAGACGAAGAGGTTCTCATGGACTTTTTTAGGGAATATATAAGTGTTTCT AAAGTTGAAAACAGAGTTAGGATACTGAGTGATTTAAGAGAACTTGCTTCAGCAGAGAGCCTGGATACCTTCACACTCATTTACACAAATATTCTTGAACATCAACCCGACTGCCCG CCTGAGGTTGTTGAGAAGCTTGTTGGACTACGGGAAGGCATACCAAGGAAGGATGCTAAGGAG GTAGTACAAGAGTGCAAAGAGATTTACGAGAATTCTCTAGTCGATGGGAACCCTCCAAAGGcaagttttgtttttacaaAAGTGAAGTGCTTATCAGTCTCAAAGGGATCTCTGTGGCGAAAGCTGACTTAG